Within the Candidatus Palauibacter soopunensis genome, the region GGTGCAGCTCGCGAACCCGCCCTATGAGGAAGGCGGCGCCTTCTGGCTTCCGGCCGAGTTCCTCACGCGGTGGGTGTCGGAGGGGCCGCCGCCGGTCGCCGCCGTGTCCGAGGGGTCTCAGGCGCCCGACTCATCTCCGGCGTCCCCATCCTCCCCGCCGGCCACCGACCCGTTGCCGGCCCGCGTCGACCCGGCGGCGCCGTGGCGCGTGATCATCGACCCCGGCCACGGAGGCCGCGACCCGGGAACGCTGGGCAGCGCGAGCTACGAGAAGGACATCGTGCTCGCGATCGCGAGACGACTGTACGAGGAGCTGGAAGGGCGCGAGATGGTCGAGCCTCATATGACCCGGGACGCCGACGTCTACGTGGACCTCGACGAACGGTCCCAGTTCGCGGTGGACCGGGCCGGCGATCTCTTCGTCTCGATCCACGCCAACGCTGCGGGGGACGAGCGGGCGCGTGGGTTCGAGACCATCTTCCTCGGGCAGGCCCGCTCGGAGGAGGCGCGCGAGGTCGCGCTGCGGGAGAACCGGGGTCCCGAGGTGGATGACGCGGCGGGTTCGCCCTCCGACGTTCAGTTCATTCTCGCGGGACTGGACCGCACCGAGAATCTTGCGGAGTCTCGGCTCTTTGCCGGGTTCGTGCAGAACTCGATCCGGACGGTCCGGCGCGGGGGATCCCCCGATCGCGGCGTCATACAGGGCCCGTGGTGGGTCCTCCTGGGGGCGCTCGTGCGCATGCCGTCGGTGATCGTCGAAGTCGGTTTTCTCTCCAACGACGAAGAGGAGCGCTACCTGAACGGCGAGGAAGGACAGCGAGCGATCGCGCGCGCGATCGCGGACGCGATCATCGCGTACCGCGAGGACGTGCTGCGCCGATACGCGCCCCCGCCGGAGTCGGGGTGCTGAGCGCCGGCCGCGATGTGGCGGTGGAGCGCGCGGCGCCCGTGAGCCGGCGGGCGGCGCTGCTCTCCACGCGCCTCGTGGCCCGCGATACCTGGTGGCAGGAGTTCGACTGCCCGGACATCGCGGCCGCCGCGCTCCCCGGGCAGTTCGTCATGCTCGGCGTCGGGCTCGACGCGCCGGGGGCCTGGCTCCTCCCGCGTCCGTTCAGCGTCGGCTGGACGGGCCCCGGCGGCGAGGTCGGCATCCTGCTGCGCGCCTACGGACAGGGCACCCGGGCGCTTGCGAAGCTGGAAGTCGGGCAGACCGCCCTCCTCCTGGGTCCGCTGGGCCGGCCCTTCGACACGGAGGGCGCGGACGTCGAGTGCGTCGCGGGCGGCGTCGGGCTCGCCCCGTTCATCTTCCTCGCGGCGCGCGAAGCGGCGGCGGGACGGCGGGTGCGGCTCATCTATGGCGAGCGGGACGCCGGAGCGGTGTTCGACCCCGCTCTCATCGCCCGCCTCACGGATCACGACCCGGAGTTGTTCACGGAAGACGGGAGCGCCGGCCGGAAGGGCCTCGTGACCGCGGGTCTCGACCCGGTGTCGAGCGCGCTCCTCCTCGGCTGCGGTCCGACGCCGCTCCTGCGCGCGCTCGCCGCCTTCGCGCGCGAACACGGTCGCAGGCTCCAGGTCTCGGTGGAAGAGCACATGGGCTGCGGGATCGGCACCTGCCAGGGGTGCGTCGTGCGCGCGGCGGACGGGAGCTGGGTGAAGTCGTGCATCGAGGGCTCCGTCTTCCCCGCGGAGGAACTCGACTGGGGGGAGATCTGACCTCGGCCGCGGCGTCCCCGGGCCTCGTCCAGCGCGTGTTCGGGGCGGAGTTCCCGAGTCCCGTGCTCCTGGCCTCCGGCACGTGCGGCTACGGGCAGGAATACGCCGATCTCATCCCCCTGGACGAGATCGGCGGGCTCGTCACGAAGGCGGTGAGCCTCGAGCCCCGCCCCGGGAACCCGCCGCACCGCGTTGCGGAGACGCCCGGCGGGATGATCAACGCGATCGGGCTCGAGAACCCCGGCCTCCACGGCTTCATCGCGGAGAAGCTCCCCTGGCTGCGCGAGCACCTCCGCCGCGCGCAGGTGTTCGTGAACGTCGTCGGGCACTCGGCGGAGGACTTCGCCGCCGTCGTGAGCGGACTCGACGGAGAGGACGGCTTCCTCGGCTACGAGATCAACGTCTCCTGTCCGAACGTGAAGGGCGGCACGATGTTCGGCACGGACGAAAGGGCGCTGGCCGACCTCGTGGCGCGGCTCCGCGGCTGCACGGAGCGGCCGCTCGTGATCAAGCTCACGCCCAACGTCCCCGACGTGGGCGACTTCGCCCGCATCTGTGAGGAGGCGGGGGCCGACGGCCTGAGCGCGATCAACACCTTCCCCGGCATGGTCGTCGACATCGCGCGGCGCGAACCGCTGATCGGGAACCGGTCGGGCGGCGTGAGCGGGCCCGCGATCCTCCCCATGGGCGTCTACGCGACGTGGCGGGCGCGGCAGACCTGCGGGCTTCCGATCATGGGGATCGGGGGGATCCGCAACGCGGAGGACGCGCTGCAGTACATCCTCGCCGGCGCCTGTCTCGTGCAGGTCGGGACGGCGTCGTTCGTCGATCCGGGCGCGGCGGTGGATGTGCACGACGGACTCTCGGAATACCTGGCGGCGAACCGGGTCGCGCGCCTCGAAGACCTCGTCGGCGCGCTCCAGGCCCGGCCCGGCTCCGGACCCGCGATTCCGGCCGGCTGATGACTCCCGGCAAGGCCCTGGTCGACCTCGCGTCGGCGCTCTTCGTCGAGTGGCACGGCGAACCGCCGCGGGACATCCGTCCCGTCGCCGCGGACGGCTCCACCCGCAGCTACTGGCGTCTCACCGCTCCGGACGGGGTGTCGGCCGTGGGCGCCCACGGCCCGGACCCGATGGAGAACCGGGCCTTCCTCTCGTACTCCCGTACGCTACGCGACCTCGGACTGCCCGTGCCGGAGGTGTACGGAGCGGACGAGGAGTCCGGCGTGTGGCTCCTCGAGGACCTCGGTGACACGACCCTCTTCGATGCGATCAAGGAGGCGCGCGAGCCGGGATCGGACGCCTTCCCGGACGCCATCCTCCCCCTCTACCGGCAGGTGCTCAAAATCCTGCCGCGCTTCCAGGTCGAGGGAGGGAAGCGGATCGACTTCCGCCGGGCCTATCCCCGGGCGGCGTTCGACCGGCAGTCCATTCTCTGGGACCTCAACTACTTCAAGTACCACTTCCTGAAGCTCGCGCACATCCCCTTCAACGAAGCGGACCTGGAGCGGGACTTCTCGCGGCTCGCGCGCCACCTGCTGGCCGGCGACCGGTCCTGGTTCCTGTACCGCGACCTCCAGTCCCGCAACGTGATGGTGCGGCAGGGGACGGAGGGTCCGGAGCCGTGGTTCATCGACT harbors:
- a CDS encoding dihydroorotate dehydrogenase; translation: MFGAEFPSPVLLASGTCGYGQEYADLIPLDEIGGLVTKAVSLEPRPGNPPHRVAETPGGMINAIGLENPGLHGFIAEKLPWLREHLRRAQVFVNVVGHSAEDFAAVVSGLDGEDGFLGYEINVSCPNVKGGTMFGTDERALADLVARLRGCTERPLVIKLTPNVPDVGDFARICEEAGADGLSAINTFPGMVVDIARREPLIGNRSGGVSGPAILPMGVYATWRARQTCGLPIMGIGGIRNAEDALQYILAGACLVQVGTASFVDPGAAVDVHDGLSEYLAANRVARLEDLVGALQARPGSGPAIPAG
- a CDS encoding N-acetylmuramoyl-L-alanine amidase, whose amino-acid sequence is MAGDRGAGGERGRVGAGGRIVAAAVVVAQAMLSGTLTGIDAQAPPETVQAEVSGRTVSLAVARHRAYPAVDVTDLALALEGVLEDVTRNGVFLRARLHGDEVAFEAESPFFRRGGRAVQLANPPYEEGGAFWLPAEFLTRWVSEGPPPVAAVSEGSQAPDSSPASPSSPPATDPLPARVDPAAPWRVIIDPGHGGRDPGTLGSASYEKDIVLAIARRLYEELEGREMVEPHMTRDADVYVDLDERSQFAVDRAGDLFVSIHANAAGDERARGFETIFLGQARSEEAREVALRENRGPEVDDAAGSPSDVQFILAGLDRTENLAESRLFAGFVQNSIRTVRRGGSPDRGVIQGPWWVLLGALVRMPSVIVEVGFLSNDEEERYLNGEEGQRAIARAIADAIIAYREDVLRRYAPPPESGC